In Plasmodium vivax chromosome 14, whole genome shotgun sequence, the genomic window cGTACTTCCTCAAAATGTCCGCCATTTCAGAGGCGTATCTTGTGTAAGAAACATTCGCCGCTTTCCACATCTCTGGAGAGGATAATAGTAGTACGCACAAGGGACACCAGTGTTTATGTTTTCCTATGTACACACGTATGCAACGCAGGtgagaatatttttaagattgTTCACCTTGCCGGGCAGGTGTTTTATACGTACAACGGGTGCCAACCCCAGGTGAAGTGAACGACAGGGTGTATATCTATTTAACTGGAATGAAGCAAAACACGATAAGTTATTCAAAGTGTAAATTGTACCATGCGTGTTAGCGAAAAAGGGAGATGCTTGCTCGACATTTTCATGgttaaatatgtaaaaattgtaaaaatgttactcttaaaaaaaaaaaaaaaattaatcacgCATTTCCGGGGAAGCCTCTCccggttgaaaaaaaagcgtatgcgccaaaaaaaaaaaaaaaaaaaaactagctTTTTCGCTAACCCTAGCGGTAATGCTTCAAACTACACCTAGAAGCGTTACATCATGTAGATTGTCCCACAACCGCGGCCACTCTTCCCATTTCGTACGCACAGTAGAACAGTCACATAGGCCAGCTTGGCCACGATACGAGTGGCCCACAAAAGAGCGAGCTCCGCCACTGTTGGGTCAGAGGAAAGGGTTGCCTTTCCCGAGGGAAAGTAACTAGCGCCAGATGGGAGTGCCAAGAAGCGAGGAAGCAGATACAgcattatatgtacatataggTGTCCCCCTGCACCGCAACTCATTCGTAAGTTCCCCCAACGGGTGAATTACCCCCGATAGGGTTAAAGGGGCGTCCGAAGTGGGCGAACTGTTTGGTATGCGCACCGCACGTGGGTAAATGTAAAGGTTGGCTGAGCCGCTTCGCGAAGGTGTATACGTAGGTCCACGAGCGCACACGCGTAAACGAACAGAATGCGTCCAGTGCAGCGATAGGCCAAAGTGATCCGCGCTGCGAAATTAAGAAGAAACAGCGCAATATGAataacttcctaaaaggacaCAACGGGTGTGCCGCTCTGAAGTTGGTGAGGCAATGCGTCGGGACGAGCGcaaagggggtaaaaaacCTCCAGAGGGAGGGCCAAACCCCCTTTGCCGGAGTTCCTGGGGGGAGAATAATGGGGAAATACTTTTCCACAGTGTCACTTTACGATAATAGAAGCTTTCTAAAtagggcaaaaaataaattgcgcCAAAAAGGGAGCCCCGAAATGAGACACCCTTCAGCACTAAGCCGCAATGGCAATACCCTCTTCTTTTCAAcgagtaataaaaaaataaaaattatcaacCCGCAAAAGATAAGAAACGTGGCAATCATTGCACATGTAGATCATGGGAAGACAACCCTGGTAGATAAGCTGCTAAaacaagggggagaagaaacaaaaaacgaAAGAGTAATGGACCATAATGatttggaaaaggaaagaggaaTTACTATCATGTCCAAAGTGAcaagaataaaatatgatgattatttttttaatatcgtTGATACCCCTGGGCATTCAGATTTTGGCGGAGAAGTTGAACGGGTGCTGAACCTCATTGATGGGGTTTGCCTAATTGTTGACGTCGTTGAAGGACCAAAGAACCAAACGAAATTTGTTCTAAAAAAATCTCTGCTAAATCCAAAGTGCAAAATTATTGTCATTATGAATAAGTTTGATAAACCtagtaatataaaaaggaaagaagaaattgaaaatgaaatttttgaCCTTTTCGCTGATTTGAACGCTCCAGATGAGTTGATGAATTACCCCATCCTCTACGCCTCTGCGAAGAATGGGTGGTGCACGGACAGCTTCGAGGATGCTAAGCAGAATAAGTGTGCACATAATAACGTGCTagtcatatttaaaaaaattatagaatatTTTGACTCCCCTGTGGGGTCCCCACTGCTTGAGGGCAGCGTTACAGGGGATGACTCACATGGTGTAACTCCTTTATTGGGGGTATCGTCACGAAGAGACTCTGCGAAGGATGGCGGATTTGTCGAAGACCCGTCCAACCGCCCCCCCCTCGGGGAGGATAAAAACGTGGAGGCGAAAATAATGCGCGAACCGTTCAGCATGCTAGTCAGCCTTATAGACCACCAAGAAGGGGTAGGCGTCACGGTGACGGGGAAAATATACGGAGGGGTCatcaaaaagggagacaCGATTATCGTGAAgagtgaagaaaataaagtaaaaggGACATGTGTAATTAAGAACATTTTCTACATGAAAGgacgcaaaatggaaaatgctAATTTCGCCAGTGCAGGggatattgtaaatatttccttttcgaaggGAGTTACCCCATCTGTTAACGATACGCTGTCATCTGAAGAAGCCGTATCAAGTTTGAAGGTGAGGCCAATCGATCCGCCTGTTCTCTGcttaaaaatttcacaaaataCAAGTCCCCTAACAGGGAAGGATGGAAAGCATATAACTCTGTCCTCCATTGGTAATAGACTTAAAAGAGAAGCAGCCATAAATGTGGCCATCGAAATTAACGAGTCGGAAAGGAAAGACAGCTATGAGGTgaaaggaagaggagaatTACAGTTAGGCATTCTGATCGAAAAGTTGAGGAGGGAAGGATACGAAATGACCATCTCATCTCCAAATGTTATTTACACAAAAGATGAAAATGGAAATCTGCTAGAACCAGTTGAAGAATTTCACATTACCATACCGTCTGTAATTAGCTCCAATgttattgaaaaattaaacacaAGGAAGGCAGAAATTGTGGACATTATAAATGACGATAATGAAAATACTTTCATCAAGTGTATTTGCCCATCGAGAAATTTCTTTGGTATGAGATCTTACCTGCGTGATGTTAGCAAAGGGACCTCCATTATTAACTCCGAATTGagggaatataaaaaaaaacaaacgtcCTACAAAAGTGACAGAAATGGGGTGATCATATCCTCGTCCAGTGGAACAACCACTGCCTTTTCGCTTGACCCCATACAGTTAAAGggaaatttatttgttaGCGAAAATTACCCTACTTATGAAGGCATGATCATCGGAGAGCACTTCCTAAGCAATGATATTGAAATGAATGCTGTGAAGGTCAAGCCTGTGCAACACCTAAGGAATAAGGGCCATGAGGAAACCATAAGGATAAATCATAAAAGTGTCACCATTGAGTATGCTCTTTCGTTTATTCAAGACGACGAA contains:
- a CDS encoding GTP-binding protein TypA, putative (encoded by transcript PVX_122985A) — encoded protein: MNNFLKGHNGCAALKLVRQCVGTSAKGVKNLQREGQTPFAGVPGGRIMGKYFSTVSLYDNRSFLNRAKNKLRQKGSPEMRHPSALSRNGNTLFFSTSNKKIKIINPQKIRNVAIIAHVDHGKTTLVDKLLKQGGEETKNERVMDHNDLEKERGITIMSKVTRIKYDDYFFNIVDTPGHSDFGGEVERVLNLIDGVCLIVDVVEGPKNQTKFVLKKSLLNPKCKIIVIMNKFDKPSNIKRKEEIENEIFDLFADLNAPDELMNYPILYASAKNGWCTDSFEDAKQNKCAHNNVLVIFKKIIEYFDSPVGSPLLEGSVTGDDSHGVTPLLGVSSRRDSAKDGGFVEDPSNRPPLGEDKNVEAKIMREPFSMLVSLIDHQEGVGVTVTGKIYGGVIKKGDTIIVKSEENKVKGTCVIKNIFYMKGRKMENANFASAGDIVNISFSKGVTPSVNDTLSSEEAVSSLKVRPIDPPVLCLKISQNTSPLTGKDGKHITLSSIGNRLKREAAINVAIEINESERKDSYEVKGRGELQLGILIEKLRREGYEMTISSPNVIYTKDENGNLLEPVEEFHITIPSVISSNVIEKLNTRKAEIVDIINDDNENTFIKCICPSRNFFGMRSYLRDVSKGTSIINSELREYKKKQTSYKSDRNGVIISSSSGTTTAFSLDPIQLKGNLFVSENYPTYEGMIIGEHFLSNDIEMNAVKVKPVQHLRNKGHEETIRINHKSVTIEYALSFIQDDEEIEVTPKRIVMRKKILNTEQRKTANRKAKNG